A single genomic interval of Lathyrus oleraceus cultivar Zhongwan6 chromosome 7, CAAS_Psat_ZW6_1.0, whole genome shotgun sequence harbors:
- the LOC127102631 gene encoding WAT1-related protein At1g25270 codes for MMDMGSIWQRLKPDVLMVLVQIAFAVVTILYKLAIHDGMSFRVATAYRLICASAFTIPIALFFDRKKRAKITWSVLSKTFLCGLFGGSLYLNLYLEALALTSATFMLVVSNLIPVITFIMAVCFGMDKFDLKFVEGKAKVIGTIMGMSGAMLIIFFKGTEIHIWSSKINLLHPNQNSNEQIASHHADFGEKALGVLCALASSCSFSLWYIIQAKLNKEYSSHPSSAALIATMGAIQATIIALCVERDWEQWKLRNNLRILSVIYPGIVVSGLVVIAMAWCIKKRGPVFASIFSPLQLLLVAIAAYFMLDEKLYLGSMLGAIVIVCGLYAVLWGQSKEMKKKMKIIEITRTTENEGHVVISTLVSHDIVVQINQSSAITKENVVNDQ; via the exons ATGATGGACATGGGTAGTATATGGCAGAGGTTGAAACCAGACGTACTAATGGTGTTAGTACAGATTGCATTTGCTGTGGTGACTATATTATACAAGCTCGCAATACATGATGGAATGAGCTTCAGAGTAGCTACGGCATATCGCCTCATTTGTGCATCTGCTTTCACTATCCCTATTGCTCTTTTCTTTGATAG GAAGAAGAGAGCAAAGATAACTTGGAGTGTGCTTTCTAAGACATTTCTATGTGGATTGTTTGG GGGAAGTTTGTATCTAAACCTTTACCTCGAGGCTCTTGCTTTAACGTCAGCAACATTTATGTTGGTTGTCTCCAACCTAATTCCAGTCATTACCTTCATCATGGCTGTGTGCTTCgg AATGGATAAATTCGATTTGAAGTTCGTGGAAGGAAAAGCTAAGGTGATAGGAACAATAATGGGAATGAGTGGTGCAATGTTGATTATTTTTTTCAAAGGTACAGAAATTCATATTTGGTCTTCTAAAATCAACCTTTTGCATCCaaatcaaaattcaaatgaaCAAATAGCATCTCACCATGCCGACTTTGGTGAGAAAGCGTTGGGTGTTTTGTGTGCACTAGCAAGCAGTTGCTCTTTCTCATTGTGGTATATTATTCAG GCTAAGTTGAATAAGGAATACTCAAGTCATCCCTCAAGTGCAGCTTTAATAGCCACAATGGGAGCCATTCAAGCAACTATTATTGCTCTTTGTGTTGAAAGGGACTGGGAACAATGGAAGCTACGAAACAACCTCAGGATTCTTTCCGTTATTTATCCA GGAATAGTGGTCTCAGGATTAGTTGTTATCGCTATGGCCTGGTGCATAAAGAAGAGAGGCCCTGTATTTGCATCTATTTTCAGTCCTTTACAACTCTTACTTGTAGCTATAGCTGCTTATTTCATGTTAGATGAGAAATTATATTTGGGAAG CATGCTTGGAGCAATTGTGATTGTGTGCGGTCTCTATGCGGTACTTTGGGGTCAAAGCaaagaaatgaaaaagaaaatgaagaTAATAGAAATCACAAGAACTACTGAAAATGAAGGGCATGTTGTTATTTCCACACTTGTTTCCCATGACATAGTCGTCCAAATCAACCAAAGTTCTGCCATTACTAAAGAGAATGTTGTTAATGATCAATGA